From a single Labrus bergylta chromosome 14, fLabBer1.1, whole genome shotgun sequence genomic region:
- the bnip1b gene encoding vesicle transport protein SEC20, producing the protein MASSGEFHVRMCGQEIIKYDLEIKALIQDIRDCPGPHSTLMKLNSQVKEKFSKLRLRIQDLEQMAREQDRETDRVAIQEETESQRRQMLSNQTAWRKANLACTLAIDNMEKDELLQGRENLSTRQRKATKESLVETSSNITESLMSISRMMAEQVKQSEDTISTLATSSMTVQETNEEFKNMTGTIHLGRKLILKYNRRELTDKLLIFLAVSLFLATVLYILKKRLFPFI; encoded by the exons atggcgtCTTCTGGTGAATTTCACGTCCGAATGTGTGGACAAGAAATCATAAAATATGACCTAGAAATTAAAGCTCTCATACAG GACATCAGGGATTGCCCTGGACCTCACTCAACTCTCATGAAGCTCAACTCTCAGGTCAAAGAGAAGTTTAGCAAACTCAGGCTCAGAATCCAG gaTCTGGAGCAGATGGCCAGAGAACAGGACAGAGAGACTGACAGAGTGGCCATccaggaagagacagagagccaGCGAAGGCAAATGCTGAG TAACCAGACAGCTTGGAGGAAGGCTAACCTGGCTTGCACTCTAGCGATAGATAACATGGAGAAGGACGAGCTGCTGCAGGGACGAGAAAACCTGAGCACCAGACAGAG GAAGGCGACCAAAGAAAGCTTAGTGGAAACCAGCAGCAACATCACAGAGAGTCTAATGTCCATCAGCAGGATGATGGCTGAGCAGGTGAAGCAGAGTGAAGACACCATCAGCAcgctgg CCACCTCCTCCATGACAGTGCAGGAAACCAACGAGGAGTTCAAAAACATGACAGGAACCATCCACCTGGGGAGGAAACTAATCCTCAAGTACAACCGACGGGAGCTGACGGACAAGCTGCTCATCTTCCtggctgtgtctctctttctcgcaACCGTCCTCTACATCCTTAAGAAACGTCTCTTCCCCTTTATTTAA
- the LOC109985242 gene encoding uncharacterized protein gives MAEGSGNVSVVGPANLPPGDPQLIGMIVEHLKNHGLFDEFRRDCLADVDTKPAYQNLQQKVDNFVTSQLSTQDWNPSINKNQMRNGLRQSVVQSGMLESGVDRIITQVVDPKMNHTFRPHIETAIHDFLSGEKREETPVSANSAPSEQTEPQEAPSSSGPKTPYMPGSFSAVFFLLLVCQQVLTMGLHGVQEKQVSQAKKRLSLQSTADIQSCLVSSGDVGCGTFQCFSNNSCEIQGLHHICLTLLHNAGRYNSQGKSFVKDGLRCMALGLRQRFSCVSRRCSAVKEMVFSLQRECYSKHQLCLALRDHMDTMGSLVQFDLMFPPGPYVELMNFLLNCGDEVRSWVSQRLRRQCEQHWGALCSSFGSTCSLSQSDVPQPTTSGPPPSNVPWPITAQGPAQQPTTVAEQDRSQIDNATESALSVFDKSKVSTS, from the exons ATGGCAGAGGGAAGCGGGAACGTGAGTGTTGTTGGACCGGCCAACCTTCCTCCGGGAGACCCACAGCTCATCGGCATGATTGTGGAGCATCTGAAGAACCACGGGCTTTTTGACGAGTTTCGTCGGGACTGTCTGGCCGACGTTGATACAAAG CCCGCCTACCAGAACCTGCAGCAGAAAGTTGACAACTTCGTCACATCGCAGCTGAGCACACAGGACTGGAATCCGTCGATCAACAAAAACCAGATGAGGAACGGACTGAGGCAAAGTGTAGTCCA atctggCATGCTGGAGTCAGGTGTGGACAGAATCATTACTCAGGTCGTGGACCCAAAGATGAACCACACTTTCAGGCCACACATAGAAACTGCCATCCATGACTTCCTgtcaggagaaaagagagaggagactcCCGTGAGCGCTAATTCTGCACCTTCTGAACAGACAGAACCACAGGAGGCGCCATCTTCTTCAGGCCCTAAAACCCCCT ACATGCCGGGGAGCTTTTCCgctgtgttttttctgctcctGGTCTGTCAACAGGTGCTGACCATGGGACTGCATGGTGTCCAGGAAAAACAAGTGAGCCAGGCCAAGAAACGCCTTTCTCTGCAGAGCACAG CTGATATTCAGAGTTGCCTGGTGAGTTCAGGGGATGTCGGCTGTGGGACGTTTCAGTGTTTCAGCAACAACTCCTGTGAAATCCAAGGGCTGCACCACATCTGCCTCACTTTGCTGCACAACGCTGGGCGCTACAACTCACAG GGCAAGTCATTTGTGAAGGATGGATTGCGGTGCATGGCACTAGGACTACGGCAGCGCTTCAGCTGTGTGAGCCGCCGGTGCTCAGCAGTCAAAGAGATGGTGTTCTCACTGCAGAGAGAGTGCTACTCCAAACACCAGCTGTGCCTTGCACTACGGGACCACATGGACACCATGGGAAGCCTGGTGCAGTTCGACCTGATGTTTCCGCCAGG ACCTTACGTCGAGCTGATGAACTTTCTGTTGAACTGTGGAGACGAGGTCAGGTCGTGGGTCAGTCAGCGGCTACGCAGACAGTGCGAGCAGCACTGGGGGGCGCTTTGTAGCAGCTTCGGCAGCACCTGCTCTCTCAGCCAATCGGATGTTCCGCAGCCCACCACCTCAGGCCCGCCACCATCCAATGTGCCCTGGCCTATCACTGCACAAGGACCCGCGCAGCAGCCAACCACAGTGGCTGAACAAGACAGGAGTCAGATCGACAACGCGACTGAAtctgctctctctgtgtttgataAATCCAAAGTCAGTACATCATAA